One segment of Thermoanaerobacter kivui DNA contains the following:
- a CDS encoding IS1182-like element ISTte1 family transposase, translating into MLSKKQDARHQIEFVSIDQLVPKDHLLRKIERVIDFSFIYDLVKEKYSEDHGRPSIDPVVLIKILFIQYLFGIPSMRRTIAEIKTNVAYRWFLGYGLTEEIPHFSTFSQNYIRRFKGTDIFEKIFTKILEEAIKHGLVNAEEVFIDSTHVKASANKKKYTKEIVEKEARTYQEKLEEEINKDREAHGKKPLKKIKKIKTKEVKVSKTDPDSGMLNKNGKEKIFAYSFHTACDKNGFVLGVKVEAANVHDSVMFQEVLEEVEKRVRKPKAIAVDAGYKNPYILKTIFDRQIIPSVPYTRPKTKDGFMKKHEFVYDEYYDCYICPQNEILTYVTTNREGYREYKSNPEKCKNCPLREKCTQSKDYTKRIFRHIWEGYVEEAEHLRHTPYCKEVYERRKETIERVFADLKEKHGLRWTTLRGKEKLSMQAMLVFAAMNLKKMALWLWRKGKGPFDISKLYSLFGVLKKILSRYIQPLLSVLRKQGLKFCFVNKLKDREKILYL; encoded by the coding sequence ATGTTATCAAAGAAACAGGATGCCAGACATCAAATAGAATTTGTAAGCATAGATCAGTTAGTTCCAAAAGATCACCTTTTAAGGAAGATAGAAAGAGTTATAGATTTTAGTTTCATATATGATTTAGTAAAAGAGAAATATTCCGAAGATCACGGCAGACCAAGCATAGACCCAGTAGTACTCATAAAAATACTTTTCATTCAATATCTTTTTGGTATACCATCGATGAGGAGGACAATAGCAGAAATAAAAACAAATGTAGCGTATAGATGGTTTTTAGGGTATGGGCTGACAGAAGAAATACCTCATTTTTCAACATTTAGTCAGAACTACATAAGAAGATTCAAGGGGACGGATATATTTGAAAAAATATTTACGAAAATTTTAGAAGAAGCAATAAAACATGGGCTAGTAAATGCAGAGGAAGTATTCATAGATTCAACCCATGTAAAAGCAAGTGCCAACAAGAAGAAATACACCAAAGAAATAGTAGAAAAAGAAGCCAGGACTTATCAAGAAAAACTAGAAGAAGAAATAAACAAGGATAGAGAGGCTCATGGCAAAAAGCCATTAAAGAAAATCAAGAAGATAAAGACGAAAGAAGTGAAAGTAAGCAAAACAGACCCGGATAGCGGAATGTTAAACAAAAACGGAAAAGAAAAAATCTTTGCATATTCTTTTCACACAGCCTGCGATAAAAACGGATTTGTATTAGGAGTAAAAGTTGAAGCTGCAAATGTACACGACAGTGTGATGTTTCAAGAAGTATTAGAAGAAGTTGAAAAGAGGGTAAGAAAACCGAAAGCAATAGCAGTAGACGCAGGCTATAAAAATCCGTACATATTAAAGACAATATTTGATAGACAAATAATACCATCAGTGCCGTATACAAGGCCAAAAACAAAAGATGGTTTCATGAAAAAACATGAATTTGTTTATGATGAATACTATGACTGTTACATATGCCCGCAGAATGAAATATTAACATATGTTACAACCAACAGAGAAGGATATAGAGAATACAAATCAAACCCAGAAAAATGTAAAAACTGTCCTCTAAGAGAAAAGTGTACCCAAAGTAAAGACTACACAAAGAGGATATTCAGGCACATATGGGAAGGATATGTAGAAGAAGCAGAACACCTAAGGCATACACCTTACTGTAAAGAAGTATATGAGAGAAGGAAAGAGACAATAGAGAGAGTATTTGCAGATTTAAAGGAGAAGCATGGTTTGCGATGGACGACGTTAAGAGGGAAGGAAAAATTGTCCATGCAAGCGATGCTTGTTTTTGCTGCCATGAATTTAAAGAAAATGGCCTTATGGTTATGGAGGAAGGGCAAAGGGCCCTTTGACATTTCAAAACTTTATTCATTATTTGGAGTTTTAAAGAAAATTTTATCCAGATATATACAGCCCCTGCTTTCGGTACTAAGAAAACAGGGGCTAAAATTTTGCTTTGTCAACAAACTGAAAGATAGAGAAAAAATCCTCTATCTTTAA
- a CDS encoding class IIb bacteriocin, lactobin A/cerein 7B family: protein MELMNVVGFNEISENELYDINGGIAPVVIAGIIVGGAFVIGLGIGAYVGYKEAERADRK from the coding sequence ATGGAATTAATGAATGTTGTTGGATTTAATGAAATTTCTGAAAATGAATTGTATGATATTAACGGTGGAATAGCTCCTGTAGTTATAGCAGGTATTATAGTAGGGGGAGCTTTTGTGATAGGCTTAGGCATAGGAGCTTATGTAGGATATAAAGAAGCAGAAAGAGCAGATAGAAAATAG
- a CDS encoding lactococcin G-beta/enterocin 1071B family bacteriocin (Among the bacteriocins in this family, lactococcin G-beta was reported to be the beta chain of a two-chain bacteriocin, while enterocin 1071B was reported to act on its own.) → MEAVLPMNGFMELTEEDLMMIDGGKGFLHGAGFWIGLIDMAIDFGNGVVDGFKDGLNAWK, encoded by the coding sequence ATGGAAGCAGTATTACCAATGAATGGATTTATGGAATTGACAGAAGAGGACTTGATGATGATTGACGGTGGAAAAGGCTTTTTGCATGGTGCTGGATTTTGGATTGGTTTAATAGATATGGCAATAGATTTTGGCAATGGGGTTGTTGATGGTTTTAAAGATGGATTAAATGCTTGGAAGTGA
- a CDS encoding CPBP family intramembrane glutamic endopeptidase, whose product MNKDNQIFENIIIYLGIYFLCSLLIAGILMVFIGNIDFNIMTLLSSILTIVCLFLLFKNRNISLYRYCSFKKIKFSELILLIFMGLIFNMVLEIMNFTLELYKHFPDYYKYQDFYNKIGNYKVNFLTVFLSVVIIAPIVEEIIFRGLIFNELRKELSIYTAIIIQSAIFAIIHGSLYQGFYAFLLGIFLSVMYYLTGSIWAPIIIHISSNLIGLLGGLFDNIIHNMNKIESTFYFFLGCILLIITIKFFYSQRKKCYM is encoded by the coding sequence ATGAATAAAGATAATCAAATTTTTGAGAATATAATTATATATTTAGGAATATATTTTCTTTGTTCACTATTAATTGCGGGAATTTTGATGGTATTTATAGGTAATATAGATTTTAATATAATGACTTTGTTATCGTCAATATTAACAATAGTATGTTTATTTTTACTTTTTAAAAATAGAAATATAAGCTTATACAGATATTGCTCATTCAAAAAAATAAAATTTAGTGAATTGATATTATTAATATTTATGGGTTTAATTTTTAACATGGTTTTAGAAATAATGAATTTTACATTAGAATTATACAAGCATTTTCCTGATTATTATAAGTACCAAGATTTTTATAACAAAATAGGGAATTATAAAGTAAATTTTCTAACAGTTTTTTTATCTGTTGTAATCATAGCACCAATAGTAGAAGAAATAATTTTTAGAGGTTTAATTTTTAATGAATTAAGAAAAGAATTATCAATTTATACGGCAATAATAATACAGTCAGCTATATTTGCTATAATTCATGGTTCATTATACCAAGGCTTTTATGCATTTTTACTAGGCATTTTTTTATCAGTTATGTATTATTTAACTGGATCAATTTGGGCTCCTATTATTATACATATATCTTCAAATTTAATTGGATTATTAGGAGGATTGTTTGATAATATAATTCATAATATGAATAAGATAGAATCAACATTTTATTTTTTTCTTGGCTGTATTTTATTAATTATAACAATTAAATTTTTTTATTCTCAAAGAAAAAAGTGCTATATGTAA
- a CDS encoding cysteine peptidase family C39 domain-containing protein — MQHVLQQYQSNMGLIPMSKIREAAGTDKQGTSVYGLIKSAEKLGFTAKGVKANKSEDIFGL; from the coding sequence GTGCAGCATGTATTGCAACAATATCAAAGCAATATGGGCTTAATACCTATGTCAAAAATACGAGAAGCTGCAGGAACGGATAAACAAGGGACAAGTGTATATGGCTTGATAAAATCAGCCGAAAAGCTTGGCTTTACGGCAAAAGGAGTTAAAGCGAATAAATCGGAAGATATTTTTGGTTTATGA
- a CDS encoding Blp family class II bacteriocin: protein MEVALSMNEFMELTEEDLMVVDGGGPMLAAYPVDWKGLYNEVVGGFLGGAAGAIATGNIEKALVSGIGGAVAGGVKYYVKNPWPTYFFMIY, encoded by the coding sequence ATGGAGGTTGCATTATCAATGAATGAATTTATGGAATTGACAGAAGAAGATTTGATGGTTGTTGACGGCGGTGGACCAATGCTTGCTGCATATCCTGTTGATTGGAAAGGTTTATATAATGAGGTAGTTGGTGGGTTTCTAGGTGGAGCAGCTGGGGCTATAGCAACTGGTAATATAGAAAAAGCATTGGTATCAGGAATAGGGGGTGCAGTTGCTGGTGGAGTTAAATATTATGTTAAAAACCCATGGCCAACATACTTTTTCATGATATATTGA
- a CDS encoding lactococcin G-beta/enterocin 1071B family bacteriocin (Among the bacteriocins in this family, lactococcin G-beta was reported to be the beta chain of a two-chain bacteriocin, while enterocin 1071B was reported to act on its own.) encodes MEASLNQPNSNMLYLTEDELQKINGGNPWETLGKLGTLIGIIDAVYDFGKGFVDGFKAAYARDRDK; translated from the coding sequence ATGGAAGCTAGTTTAAACCAACCTAATTCTAATATGTTGTATTTAACTGAAGATGAGTTACAAAAAATAAATGGAGGCAATCCATGGGAAACTTTAGGGAAATTAGGTACTCTAATAGGAATAATTGATGCAGTGTATGATTTTGGGAAGGGATTTGTTGATGGTTTTAAGGCAGCTTATGCTCGGGACCGTGATAAGTAA
- a CDS encoding lactococcin G-alpha/enterocin 1071A family bacteriocin — translation MNTIKEEELLTINGGDNGFFSKVGFVAGYLTYYLMKGASYTQPSAFEIMKKSREKERNKELLLQGLV, via the coding sequence ATGAATACAATAAAAGAAGAAGAATTACTCACTATTAATGGAGGCGATAATGGTTTTTTTTCTAAAGTTGGTTTCGTAGCAGGATATTTAACTTATTATCTAATGAAGGGTGCTTCTTATACGCAACCCAGTGCTTTTGAAATAATGAAAAAATCAAGAGAAAAAGAAAGAAATAAAGAACTTTTACTACAGGGATTGGTATAA
- a CDS encoding CPBP family intramembrane glutamic endopeptidase produces MSINKKIQDYLNNVSDYSYILIMVMFTWMANVLTGLYTNIFNIPFKRPQFGMSPILMLILVGIVGPIIETYLFQVVLIYFLKKINYLNNNKALLVIVASIIFGILHNYSSDYIIFGFLLGVILNYSYLIYKNKTLSSFIIALTIHIIYNILVLLVFYL; encoded by the coding sequence ATGAGTATCAATAAAAAGATTCAAGATTACCTAAATAATGTTTCAGATTATTCTTATATTTTGATAATGGTGATGTTTACATGGATGGCAAATGTTTTGACAGGATTATATACTAATATTTTTAATATTCCTTTTAAGAGGCCGCAATTCGGTATGTCGCCAATATTGATGCTTATTTTAGTAGGAATAGTAGGACCAATAATAGAAACATACCTTTTTCAAGTTGTTTTAATTTATTTTTTAAAAAAAATAAATTATTTAAATAACAACAAAGCTTTGCTTGTAATTGTAGCTTCAATAATTTTTGGGATATTGCATAATTATAGTTCTGATTACATAATTTTTGGTTTCCTCTTAGGGGTGATTTTAAATTATTCGTATTTAATATATAAAAATAAAACTCTGAGTTCATTTATTATTGCTCTAACTATACATATCATTTATAATATACTAGTTCTACTAGTTTTTTATTTATAA
- a CDS encoding CPBP family glutamic-type intramembrane protease gives MFILVGIIGPVLETYLFQVVLLYFLSKINYLNNHKALLIIVASIIFGILHSYSLFYMISTFLAVVILNYSYLIYRNKTLSSFAIVLSIPSIHNIIDVLLFIITNRNTLIFNL, from the coding sequence ATGTTTATTTTAGTAGGAATAATAGGTCCAGTATTAGAAACATACCTTTTCCAAGTTGTTTTACTTTACTTTTTAAGCAAGATAAACTATTTAAATAATCACAAGGCCTTACTTATAATTGTGGCTTCAATAATCTTTGGAATATTACATAGCTATAGCTTATTTTACATGATTTCAACTTTTTTAGCGGTAGTAATTTTAAATTATTCATATTTGATTTATAGAAATAAAACCCTAAGTTCATTTGCGATTGTTTTATCTATTCCTAGTATTCACAATATAATAGATGTACTGCTCTTCATAATTACCAATAGAAATACGTTAATATTTAACTTGTAA
- a CDS encoding peptidase domain-containing ABC transporter has protein sequence MNIFKRYVCIKQHDIKDCGAACLATISKQYGLKIPISKIREVAGTDKQGTSAYGLIKAAEKLGFTAKGVKANKPEDIFNEFPLPAIAHVIIDGRLLHYVVIHKITKKELIIADPAKGIVRYTPKEFFKIWTGVLILMVPTVQFKKGDETQGLFSRFFSLLKPQKRLIVHIFFVSLVFTILGIIGSFYFKFLMDSILPNGLVKTLNMFSIGIIVLYIFKILLNAFRTQLLLYLSQNIDIPLMLGYYNHVIELPMNFFDTREVGEIISRFNDAARIREAISGATLTVMIDTLMVIIGGAILYSQNHMLFGITLVPVILYAIIVWVFNNPLKNINRTMMENNAKLTSYLVESLNGIGTVKAFNAERKVNFETEKRFIKFIKSAFKNGWMNNLQSSLKSGVKSVFGIVLLWVGANEVIHGRLSIGELLTFNALLAYFLEPIENLINLQPQIQTALVAADRLGEILDLEIEKSKNEDKKINPASLRGDIDFVNVTFRYGTRQKVLDDITLHISSGEKIALVGESGSGKTTLVKLLMSFYQPEKGEILINGYNIKDINLEVLREKIAYISQNAFFFNGTIRENLTLGSDNIEFEEIIEACKKAQIHDFINSLPLRYETMLEENGANLSGGQKQRLAIARAILKKPDILIMDEATSNLDSTTEKTIHDMIDEFSKDITTIIIAHRLSTIMRSDTIYVMDKGKIVESGSHEELMRLGGKYYELWKDQIPISNYELGDEEAAASNSIGA, from the coding sequence ATGAACATATTTAAGCGCTATGTATGCATTAAACAACATGACATAAAAGATTGTGGAGCTGCATGTCTTGCAACAATATCGAAACAGTATGGATTAAAAATACCAATATCAAAAATAAGAGAAGTTGCAGGGACAGACAAACAGGGCACAAGTGCTTACGGTTTAATAAAAGCAGCAGAGAAACTTGGTTTTACAGCTAAAGGAGTTAAAGCAAACAAACCCGAAGATATTTTTAATGAATTTCCACTTCCTGCAATAGCCCATGTGATTATTGACGGGAGATTACTTCATTATGTGGTAATACATAAGATAACTAAAAAAGAATTAATTATTGCTGACCCTGCAAAGGGAATCGTAAGATATACTCCTAAAGAATTTTTTAAAATATGGACAGGCGTACTCATTCTTATGGTGCCAACAGTTCAATTTAAAAAAGGTGATGAAACGCAAGGACTATTTTCAAGATTCTTTTCATTATTAAAACCTCAAAAAAGACTGATAGTACACATATTTTTTGTATCCCTAGTATTTACTATTTTAGGAATTATAGGCTCATTCTATTTCAAATTCTTAATGGACTCCATACTTCCAAATGGCTTAGTTAAAACTCTTAATATGTTCTCAATAGGAATTATTGTATTATACATTTTTAAAATTTTACTGAATGCCTTTAGAACGCAGTTACTTTTATATTTAAGCCAAAATATTGATATACCATTGATGCTTGGATACTACAACCATGTCATTGAATTGCCTATGAATTTCTTTGATACGCGGGAAGTAGGAGAAATAATATCTCGTTTTAATGATGCAGCAAGGATAAGGGAAGCTATATCAGGAGCGACTCTTACTGTAATGATAGATACGTTAATGGTTATAATAGGTGGTGCTATATTATATAGTCAAAACCACATGCTATTTGGTATAACCCTTGTTCCTGTTATTTTATATGCTATTATTGTCTGGGTATTTAACAATCCTTTAAAAAACATAAATAGAACAATGATGGAAAATAATGCAAAATTGACATCTTATCTTGTAGAATCATTAAACGGGATTGGAACTGTAAAAGCATTCAATGCAGAACGGAAGGTAAATTTTGAAACAGAAAAGAGATTTATAAAATTTATAAAAAGTGCTTTTAAAAATGGATGGATGAATAATTTACAATCCTCATTAAAAAGTGGAGTAAAAAGTGTATTTGGAATTGTTTTACTATGGGTTGGAGCCAATGAAGTAATACATGGCAGGTTGTCCATAGGTGAACTTTTAACCTTTAATGCTTTACTTGCTTACTTTTTAGAGCCTATAGAAAATCTTATAAATCTTCAACCCCAAATACAGACAGCCTTAGTTGCAGCAGACCGATTAGGTGAAATACTAGATTTAGAAATAGAAAAGAGCAAAAATGAAGATAAAAAGATCAATCCTGCATCATTAAGAGGAGATATAGACTTTGTAAATGTAACTTTTAGGTATGGAACAAGGCAGAAGGTTTTAGATGACATAACTTTACACATCTCTTCAGGAGAAAAAATAGCACTTGTTGGTGAAAGCGGTTCGGGTAAAACAACTCTGGTAAAGCTCCTAATGAGTTTTTATCAACCGGAGAAAGGCGAAATACTTATAAATGGATATAATATAAAAGATATAAATTTAGAAGTTCTAAGAGAAAAAATTGCGTACATATCACAGAATGCTTTTTTCTTTAATGGCACTATCAGAGAAAATCTTACTCTTGGATCAGATAATATAGAATTTGAAGAAATAATAGAGGCTTGTAAAAAAGCCCAGATTCATGATTTTATTAATAGTCTACCTTTACGATATGAAACTATGTTAGAAGAAAATGGTGCAAATTTGTCTGGTGGGCAAAAGCAAAGACTTGCAATAGCAAGAGCAATCTTGAAAAAGCCTGATATATTAATAATGGATGAAGCTACTAGTAATTTGGATAGTACTACCGAAAAAACAATACATGATATGATAGATGAATTCAGTAAAGATATTACTACTATAATAATTGCTCATAGATTAAGTACTATTATGAGAAGTGATACTATATATGTTATGGATAAAGGAAAAATCGTAGAAAGTGGTAGTCATGAAGAATTAATGAGATTAGGAGGAAAGTATTATGAATTATGGAAGGACCAAATTCCAATATCTAATTACGAACTTGGAGATGAAGAAGCAGCAGCTTCTAATTCGATAGGAGCGTGA
- a CDS encoding HlyD family efflux transporter periplasmic adaptor subunit, translated as MREIVQNIEELTDSRELLESKPHPIASVSVYILLLLIISFLIWSYFSEKEIVVKANGIIRPYKEFIISNKVTGNVEKIYVTDGQKVKKGDVLYVIEHKNLELQKSILEKQLANKISEVENLKKLKNSIQDGKNYFDKSSENEMYYYYKYLDFYINKKAIESQLYGINVQAQNIDNILENLKNLKKSIDQNENKINNDTSYYNQFVDYQMNINQRQDKIEQLQNALTQKYYDAENTVQNAKDDLISYQNQYMLSLKSNIEQNEEKLKEIKANLNNVNVEKFTADTIAQIEDNIYSDEKEIEKLKGELQNINLAIEDYIIKSPANGKIDMITSIKEGDLIQSGLEMVKIIPDNSEYIVKLYIPNKDIADIKVGQKIKYHILALPYQEYGELSGEIVKLSIDSRLDKQSGLNYYEAEATIDNKPLYNRKGEKKNIKVGMIVEAHVIGHREKMLYYLLEQLNLKD; from the coding sequence GTGAGAGAGATAGTACAAAATATAGAAGAACTTACAGACAGCAGAGAACTTTTAGAATCCAAACCGCATCCTATTGCGAGTGTTTCTGTTTATATTTTATTGCTTCTTATTATATCTTTCTTGATATGGTCTTATTTTAGCGAGAAAGAAATAGTAGTTAAAGCAAACGGAATTATAAGACCTTACAAAGAATTTATCATCTCAAACAAAGTGACAGGCAATGTGGAGAAAATATATGTTACAGATGGTCAAAAAGTGAAAAAAGGAGATGTTTTATACGTAATAGAGCATAAAAACTTAGAATTACAAAAATCCATATTAGAAAAACAACTTGCTAATAAGATTAGTGAAGTAGAAAATTTAAAAAAATTAAAAAATAGTATTCAGGATGGAAAAAACTATTTTGATAAAAGTTCTGAGAATGAAATGTATTATTACTATAAGTATTTAGATTTTTACATAAATAAAAAAGCCATAGAAAGCCAACTTTACGGTATTAATGTTCAGGCACAGAATATAGATAACATATTGGAGAATTTAAAAAATTTAAAAAAATCCATAGACCAAAATGAAAATAAGATAAACAATGACACTTCTTATTACAACCAATTTGTTGATTATCAAATGAATATTAATCAGAGACAGGATAAAATTGAGCAATTGCAAAATGCCTTAACTCAAAAATATTATGATGCAGAAAATACAGTTCAAAATGCAAAAGATGACCTTATAAGTTATCAAAATCAATATATGCTTAGCCTCAAGTCAAATATCGAGCAGAATGAAGAAAAACTCAAGGAAATCAAAGCTAATTTGAATAATGTAAATGTAGAAAAATTCACAGCAGATACCATAGCTCAAATAGAAGATAATATCTACTCCGATGAAAAAGAAATAGAGAAATTAAAAGGAGAACTTCAGAATATAAATCTTGCAATTGAGGATTATATAATAAAGTCTCCAGCAAACGGCAAAATTGATATGATAACGAGTATAAAAGAAGGAGATTTAATACAAAGTGGATTAGAAATGGTTAAAATTATTCCAGATAATTCAGAATATATAGTAAAACTTTATATTCCTAACAAAGATATTGCAGATATAAAAGTTGGCCAAAAAATAAAATATCATATTTTAGCTTTGCCTTATCAAGAATACGGAGAGCTGTCAGGTGAAATAGTAAAATTAAGTATAGACTCGAGATTAGACAAACAAAGTGGGCTTAATTACTATGAAGCAGAGGCGACCATTGATAATAAACCTCTGTATAATCGTAAAGGAGAAAAGAAAAACATAAAGGTGGGCATGATAGTAGAAGCCCATGTTATTGGCCATAGGGAAAAAATGCTTTACTATCTTTTAGAACAACTCAATTTGAAAGATTAG